A single window of Nocardia sp. NBC_01327 DNA harbors:
- a CDS encoding helix-turn-helix domain-containing protein — protein MKTDRDFEELKPPTFGLLLRKLRDARGVSRERLAFNAGVSASYISHLEKGDRGHPTREVVDALVRYLDRIDPLSVVERRHLLDLAGLGVSDFPTVQQLRGEITDDMRRALELHEPNLAAYVDTRWNVLACNTSYSQAFPGLEQDVNILRWLLGNELSREVMLEWEEEVRVTVHWLRGLIASSGDTGWSAGFLAELGRFGLFRELWDEGIAAYGRPRAIMHLNDVPTGRCRAIAVQLFSVFCAAYPSQIQIFLGIPTWCSDTGVLLDPGHLRNGAEE, from the coding sequence GTGAAAACTGATAGAGACTTCGAAGAGCTGAAACCGCCGACATTCGGACTCCTGCTGCGCAAGCTCCGCGACGCGCGGGGGGTATCACGCGAAAGACTCGCCTTCAACGCCGGAGTCAGCGCCAGCTACATCAGCCATTTGGAGAAGGGCGACCGCGGCCATCCCACCCGCGAGGTGGTCGACGCACTGGTCCGATATCTGGACCGAATAGACCCGCTGTCGGTGGTGGAACGCCGGCATCTGCTCGATCTGGCCGGCCTCGGCGTCAGCGATTTTCCCACGGTGCAGCAACTGCGCGGCGAAATCACCGACGACATGCGCCGCGCGCTCGAACTGCACGAACCCAATCTCGCCGCGTATGTGGACACCCGCTGGAATGTGCTGGCCTGCAACACCAGTTACTCCCAAGCCTTCCCGGGGCTCGAGCAGGATGTGAATATTCTGCGCTGGCTTCTGGGCAACGAGCTCTCCCGCGAGGTCATGCTGGAGTGGGAGGAGGAGGTCCGGGTGACCGTGCATTGGCTGCGCGGACTCATTGCCAGCTCCGGTGACACCGGCTGGTCCGCCGGATTTCTCGCCGAACTCGGACGGTTCGGACTCTTTCGCGAATTATGGGACGAAGGCATTGCGGCATATGGTCGTCCACGCGCCATCATGCATCTGAACGACGTCCCCACCGGCCGCTGCCGCGCAATCGCGGTGCAGCTGTTCAGCGTGTTCTGCGCGGCATATCCCAGCCAGATCCAGATCTTCCTCGGTATTCCGACCTGGTGTTCGGATACCGGTGTGCTGCTCGATCCCGGCCACCTGCGCAACGGCGCGGAGGAATAG
- a CDS encoding VOC family protein: protein MSTRLACVVFDAVEPRSVSRFWAELLGWEVALDRPDGVDVAASDPDGLDVALTFLPARRSKAAKNRIHLDLSSRSLDHQRVQVDRALSLGARRIDIGQGAVPWAVLADPEGNEFCVLEPREHYVDTGSVAAIVVDTENPLRLAQFWSKAAGWPVTHDSARYAGIRSATGQGPWLEFLRTPEALGERSRLHLDLIAFPSDDPVEEAARLQAAGASPISSETPPANAPAVVLADPETNEFCLLQAASG from the coding sequence ATGTCCACCCGTCTGGCATGCGTGGTGTTCGATGCCGTCGAGCCCAGGAGCGTCTCCCGCTTCTGGGCCGAACTCCTAGGCTGGGAGGTGGCACTCGATCGTCCCGACGGGGTCGATGTGGCCGCATCCGACCCGGACGGGCTGGATGTGGCGCTCACCTTCCTCCCCGCCCGCCGGTCCAAGGCGGCGAAGAACCGCATCCACCTGGACCTGTCCAGCCGATCGCTGGATCATCAACGCGTACAGGTGGATCGGGCGCTGTCCCTGGGTGCGCGCCGGATCGATATCGGGCAGGGCGCGGTGCCGTGGGCGGTGCTGGCCGATCCGGAGGGCAATGAATTCTGCGTGCTCGAGCCGCGTGAGCACTATGTGGATACCGGTTCGGTGGCGGCGATCGTGGTGGATACCGAGAATCCCCTGCGCCTGGCGCAATTCTGGTCGAAGGCCGCGGGCTGGCCCGTCACGCACGACAGCGCCCGCTATGCGGGAATCCGTTCGGCCACCGGTCAGGGTCCGTGGCTGGAATTCCTCCGCACCCCCGAAGCGCTCGGCGAGCGCAGTCGTCTTCATCTGGATCTCATCGCTTTCCCCAGCGATGACCCCGTGGAGGAAGCCGCCCGACTGCAAGCCGCGGGCGCGTCGCCGATCAGTTCCGAGACTCCCCCGGCCAATGCACCGGCGGTGGTGCTGGCCGATCCGGAAACCAACGAATTCTGTCTGCTGCAAGCAGCATCCGGCTGA
- a CDS encoding alpha/beta fold hydrolase — protein sequence MPYVQSGAATVHFVTSDIAGPTLLLIHGFLMDESMFEPMREPLAAAGINLVTIDARCHGRTQSPDGEQFTYWDMAADALAVMDELGIRKAVIGGMSQGGFTALRLALLAPERVRGLALIDTEAGDCSPGELAFYHTFFERWCSAEPMAPLVAELAPQLIGGSDPRLWRAWTSRWYSSDRQSILPAARCLMERRSVLHRLSEITAPTLVIRGSHDGTSTAQKSDALAAGLANADGVVTIPGAGHGAAWTHPEVVAPLLIRLVRRSTARHENNLTHALAHPWLQGRSTPGIHAAR from the coding sequence ATGCCTTATGTGCAATCAGGTGCGGCCACAGTTCATTTCGTCACCAGCGACATCGCTGGACCGACACTTCTCCTCATCCACGGATTTCTCATGGATGAATCGATGTTCGAACCGATGCGCGAACCTCTGGCAGCTGCCGGGATCAATCTCGTAACGATTGATGCGCGATGCCACGGACGCACTCAGTCACCCGATGGCGAACAGTTCACCTACTGGGATATGGCGGCCGACGCACTGGCGGTTATGGATGAATTGGGGATTCGAAAAGCAGTCATAGGCGGTATGAGTCAGGGTGGATTCACCGCACTGCGACTGGCGCTGCTGGCACCGGAGCGGGTGCGCGGATTGGCGCTCATCGATACCGAGGCGGGCGACTGCAGCCCCGGCGAACTCGCCTTCTACCACACCTTTTTCGAGCGCTGGTGCAGTGCGGAGCCGATGGCGCCGCTGGTCGCCGAACTGGCTCCGCAGCTGATCGGCGGCAGCGATCCGCGCCTGTGGCGGGCCTGGACCAGCCGCTGGTACTCCTCCGATCGGCAGTCCATTCTGCCGGCCGCGCGCTGCTTGATGGAGCGCCGTTCGGTATTGCACCGGCTCTCGGAAATCACCGCGCCGACACTGGTGATCCGGGGCAGCCACGATGGCACCAGCACCGCGCAGAAATCCGATGCGCTGGCTGCCGGACTCGCGAATGCGGATGGGGTGGTGACCATTCCGGGCGCCGGGCACGGCGCCGCGTGGACACATCCGGAGGTGGTGGCGCCCCTACTGATTCGACTGGTGCGACGGTCTACTGCGCGGCACGAGAACAACCTGACGCACGCGCTGGCGCATCCATGGCTGCAGGGGCGTTCCACACCCGGAATTCACGCCGCACGATGA
- a CDS encoding WhiB family transcriptional regulator — protein sequence MLFTNFDAMFETITHRDESEPGSWHQQALCTQTDPEAFFPDKGGSTREAKRVCSSCEVRRECLDYALTHDQRFGIWGGMSPRERRRYERGAA from the coding sequence ATGCTTTTCACCAATTTCGATGCGATGTTCGAAACCATCACGCACCGGGACGAATCCGAACCGGGCTCCTGGCATCAGCAGGCCCTGTGCACCCAGACCGATCCGGAGGCGTTCTTTCCGGACAAGGGCGGTTCCACGCGCGAGGCCAAACGAGTCTGCTCATCGTGCGAGGTGCGGCGCGAATGCCTGGATTATGCGCTGACGCATGATCAGCGTTTCGGCATCTGGGGCGGAATGTCGCCGCGGGAACGGCGCCGGTACGAACGCGGGGCGGCCTGA